The following are from one region of the Halolamina litorea genome:
- a CDS encoding DUF5786 family protein, whose translation MSFGAYDEGEHERREQLTSQADAEFEERPEPFSGTVSYDAGDSAEALLDQFQEIKED comes from the coding sequence ATGTCATTTGGTGCCTATGACGAGGGCGAACACGAGCGCCGTGAACAGCTGACCTCGCAGGCCGACGCCGAGTTCGAGGAGCGGCCCGAGCCGTTCAGCGGGACCGTCAGCTACGACGCCGGTGACTCCGCGGAGGCTCTGCTCGATCAGTTCCAAGAGATCAAAGAGGACTGA
- a CDS encoding DUF5784 family protein, translating into MAKPLRFRYAPGSWSEARVRNELLQALQANIGATMGDPWYKAPQGFDAVRFDMDNGDTALFCWNDDAGYWLGNTETPSSLWRTDKQGFDEVPYGVRRWAERELLAQLTDESPWLEDYPHLAWFFLPVFLSKDGRETTRAFFAEYAAGFPDADRDEVLAFYEDLLAGGALDEYRETMAGKLGTSETMDLTRMSATMGEFNAAYLLLQAGYDIAPEAAVTTGHSIDYRASRPGDAETTLVEVTRPLPPKHRSAGSPITAIRETAQTKSTGQLEEHGGGVTLFVDCSSFPDDDWMAIAGEQPEVRHRPAVVFRLRPSGRIEAYRKGGLPLDLGDAVEWIDG; encoded by the coding sequence GTGGCAAAGCCGCTTCGGTTCCGATACGCCCCCGGCTCGTGGTCCGAGGCGCGCGTCCGCAACGAGCTCCTGCAGGCCCTGCAGGCCAACATCGGCGCCACGATGGGCGATCCCTGGTACAAGGCGCCACAGGGGTTCGACGCGGTGCGCTTCGACATGGACAACGGCGACACCGCGCTGTTCTGCTGGAACGACGACGCCGGCTACTGGCTGGGCAACACTGAGACGCCCTCCTCGCTCTGGCGCACCGACAAACAGGGGTTCGACGAGGTGCCCTACGGCGTCCGCCGGTGGGCCGAGCGGGAACTGCTCGCCCAACTCACCGACGAGTCGCCGTGGCTCGAGGACTACCCGCACCTCGCGTGGTTCTTCCTCCCGGTGTTCCTCTCGAAGGACGGCCGCGAGACCACCCGCGCGTTCTTCGCGGAGTACGCCGCGGGGTTCCCCGACGCCGACCGGGACGAGGTGCTCGCGTTCTACGAGGACCTGCTCGCCGGCGGCGCCCTCGACGAGTACCGCGAGACGATGGCGGGGAAGCTCGGCACCTCAGAGACGATGGACCTCACCCGGATGTCGGCGACGATGGGGGAGTTCAACGCCGCCTACCTCCTCCTCCAAGCCGGCTACGACATCGCCCCCGAGGCCGCGGTCACCACGGGTCACTCCATCGACTACCGTGCCAGCCGTCCCGGTGACGCCGAGACGACGCTGGTCGAGGTGACCCGGCCGCTCCCGCCCAAACACCGCTCGGCGGGGTCGCCGATCACGGCGATCCGCGAGACCGCCCAGACGAAGTCCACCGGCCAACTGGAGGAACACGGCGGCGGCGTGACGCTGTTCGTCGACTGCTCGTCGTTCCCCGACGACGACTGGATGGCCATCGCCGGCGAGCAGCCGGAGGTCCGTCACCGCCCGGCGGTCGTGTTCCGGCTCCGTCCATCCGGTCGGATCGAGGCCTACCGGAAGGGCGGCCTCCCGCTCGACCTCGGGGACGCCGTCGAGTGGATCGACGGCTGA
- a CDS encoding PHP domain-containing protein translates to MSVVADLHAHTTVSDGTFSLPALVDTARQEGLDAVAVTDHDRYHPELSVPVERRDGLLVVRGIELRVDAGEERVDLLGYGLSETEALTAEVERLQQDRIDRGRRIVENVEAELGVDLGIEPHEGLGRPHIARAVVESEADYGTVSEVFDDLIGDDGPCFVAREVPDFTTGRELLEEACAFVGLAHPLRYDDPGAALELAADLDAVERYYPYDRPVSPDDAEALDPRPVEAAIADHDLLATGGTDAHETDLAVDGLPRGAWERVRARLPEPVELP, encoded by the coding sequence ATGAGCGTCGTTGCTGACCTCCACGCCCACACCACCGTCTCCGACGGTACCTTCTCGCTGCCGGCACTCGTCGACACCGCCCGCCAAGAGGGGTTGGACGCCGTCGCCGTCACCGACCACGACCGCTACCACCCCGAACTCTCGGTCCCCGTCGAGCGCCGTGACGGCCTGCTCGTCGTCCGCGGCATCGAACTCCGCGTCGACGCCGGCGAGGAGCGAGTCGACCTGCTCGGCTACGGCCTCTCCGAGACCGAGGCGCTGACCGCCGAGGTCGAGCGCCTCCAGCAGGACCGGATCGACCGCGGCCGGCGCATCGTCGAGAACGTCGAGGCCGAACTCGGCGTCGACCTCGGGATCGAGCCCCACGAGGGGCTCGGCCGACCCCACATCGCCCGCGCCGTCGTCGAGAGCGAGGCCGACTACGGCACCGTGAGCGAGGTGTTCGACGACCTGATCGGCGACGACGGCCCCTGCTTCGTCGCCCGTGAGGTCCCCGACTTCACGACCGGCCGCGAACTCTTGGAGGAGGCCTGCGCGTTCGTCGGCCTCGCCCACCCGCTGCGCTACGACGACCCCGGGGCCGCGCTCGAACTGGCCGCCGATCTGGACGCCGTCGAGCGGTACTACCCCTACGACCGCCCGGTCTCGCCGGACGACGCCGAGGCCCTCGACCCCCGCCCCGTCGAGGCCGCGATCGCCGATCACGACCTGCTGGCGACCGGCGGCACCGACGCCCACGAGACCGACTTGGCCGTCGACGGCCTGCCCCGGGGCGCGTGGGAGCGAGTACGTGCACGGCTCCCCGAACCGGTCGAACTCCCCTGA
- a CDS encoding DedA family protein, whose product MPGWLQSLLNSEWAYVVLFGVFVLEGAMLMYFVPSELLVPGSLALLGHGPEELIPLLGVAVLGATVGQVALFTVAKRAGREYLLQNRWFRVSDRTLTRFDGWFDRWGGPAVTGSNAMLFTRGMLTVPAGLAKMETTRFVVLSALGTLLFESALAALYVFGVDVLW is encoded by the coding sequence ATGCCCGGTTGGCTCCAGTCGCTGCTGAACTCGGAGTGGGCGTACGTCGTCCTCTTCGGCGTGTTCGTGCTGGAGGGGGCGATGTTGATGTACTTCGTCCCGAGCGAACTGCTCGTCCCGGGATCGCTGGCGCTGTTGGGCCACGGGCCCGAGGAACTGATCCCGCTGCTCGGGGTCGCGGTGCTGGGCGCCACGGTCGGGCAGGTCGCGCTCTTTACGGTCGCCAAACGCGCCGGCCGCGAGTACCTCCTGCAGAACCGCTGGTTCCGGGTGAGCGACCGCACGCTGACCCGCTTCGACGGCTGGTTCGACCGCTGGGGGGGCCCGGCGGTCACCGGCAGTAACGCGATGCTGTTCACTCGCGGGATGCTCACGGTGCCGGCCGGCCTCGCGAAAATGGAGACGACACGGTTCGTCGTGCTCTCGGCGCTCGGGACGCTGTTGTTCGAGTCGGCGCTCGCGGCGCTGTACGTGTTCGGCGTCGACGTGCTCTGGTAG
- a CDS encoding DUF6757 family protein, whose translation MQCHYCEDDAVYAAETGGIKVGLCEDHFQQRVEELADDERLEALREQTEIDRAE comes from the coding sequence ATGCAGTGCCATTACTGCGAGGACGACGCCGTCTACGCCGCCGAGACGGGGGGGATCAAAGTCGGCCTCTGTGAGGACCACTTCCAGCAGCGCGTCGAGGAACTCGCCGACGACGAGCGGTTGGAAGCGCTTCGCGAGCAGACCGAGATCGACCGCGCCGAGTAG
- the hemB gene encoding porphobilinogen synthase: MDHTPRPGRDDARRPRRLRADGVRSLVAETSLSSSDLIAPVFVDATADERVPIETMPGHERVPVEDAVSRVEEVLATGVEAVMIFGIPEFKDGRGTRAYAENGVVQRAVRAITEETDAYVITDVCLCEYTEHGHCGIVEDDAAADPHLTVENDESVELLAETAVSHAEAGADMVAPSASLDGMVGSIRDGLDAAGFRNLPIMSYAAKYESSFYGPFRDAADGAPSFGDRRHYQMDPANAREARREVALDVEEGADVLMVKPALPYLDVVADVRREHDHPVAAYNVSGEYAMLHAAAENGWLDLDAVAHESLLSIKRAGADLILTYFAEDVAESL, from the coding sequence ATGGACCATACCCCTCGACCCGGCCGCGACGACGCCCGGCGCCCACGCCGCCTGCGGGCCGACGGCGTCCGCTCGCTCGTCGCCGAAACGAGTCTCTCTTCATCCGACCTGATCGCGCCCGTGTTCGTCGACGCCACCGCCGACGAACGCGTCCCCATCGAGACGATGCCCGGCCACGAGCGCGTCCCTGTCGAGGACGCCGTTTCCCGCGTCGAGGAGGTGCTCGCCACCGGTGTCGAGGCGGTCATGATCTTCGGGATTCCGGAGTTCAAGGACGGCCGTGGGACTCGTGCCTACGCCGAGAACGGCGTCGTCCAGCGCGCGGTCCGAGCGATCACCGAGGAGACCGACGCCTACGTCATCACCGACGTCTGTCTCTGTGAGTACACCGAGCACGGCCACTGCGGGATCGTCGAGGATGATGCCGCGGCGGACCCCCACCTCACCGTCGAGAACGACGAGAGCGTCGAACTGCTCGCCGAAACCGCCGTCTCCCACGCCGAGGCCGGCGCGGACATGGTCGCTCCCTCCGCCAGCCTCGACGGCATGGTCGGTTCGATCCGCGATGGCCTCGACGCTGCGGGGTTCCGGAACCTCCCGATCATGTCCTACGCCGCCAAGTACGAGTCCTCCTTCTACGGCCCGTTCCGCGACGCCGCCGACGGCGCGCCCAGTTTCGGCGACCGCCGACACTACCAGATGGACCCCGCCAACGCCCGGGAAGCCCGCCGCGAGGTCGCACTGGACGTCGAGGAGGGCGCCGACGTGCTGATGGTCAAGCCCGCGCTGCCGTACCTCGACGTGGTCGCCGACGTGCGCCGGGAACACGACCACCCCGTCGCCGCCTACAACGTCTCGGGGGAGTACGCGATGCTCCACGCCGCCGCCGAGAACGGGTGGCTCGACCTCGATGCGGTCGCCCACGAGTCGCTGCTGTCGATCAAGCGTGCCGGCGCGGACCTGATCCTCACCTACTTCGCCGAGGACGTGGCCGAGTCGCTCTGA
- a CDS encoding universal stress protein codes for MKPFDLVLVAVDGSEESTRAVEYAVGVADAYGAAVHVVYVLPEGATATTETEEYADTAEEIAADAGVPIDTETVSGFSTDRLSQHPGSVVLDTAEDAGADFLVVPREPQTGSRAAVLEKTAEYVLRYASQPVLSV; via the coding sequence ATGAAGCCGTTCGATCTCGTGCTCGTGGCCGTCGACGGTAGCGAGGAGTCGACCCGCGCCGTCGAGTACGCGGTCGGCGTCGCCGACGCCTACGGCGCCGCGGTTCACGTCGTCTACGTGCTCCCCGAGGGCGCCACGGCGACCACCGAGACCGAGGAGTACGCCGACACCGCCGAAGAGATCGCCGCCGACGCCGGCGTCCCCATCGACACCGAGACCGTCTCGGGGTTCTCGACGGACCGCCTGAGCCAACACCCCGGGAGCGTCGTACTCGACACCGCCGAGGACGCCGGCGCGGACTTCCTCGTCGTCCCGCGCGAGCCCCAGACTGGGAGCCGTGCGGCCGTGTTGGAGAAAACCGCCGAGTACGTCCTGCGCTACGCGAGTCAGCCGGTACTCTCGGTCTGA
- a CDS encoding GNAT family N-acetyltransferase, with translation MTGPERYPDDPADEFPAPPRTVEDAEGRAIELRAYDDSEDDRAALEAMYEAFDPADRAQGIPPSRPAKLAEWLDRILQTNCCNVFAWDGDEVVGHATLVPENGPESPYELAIFVLQSHQGVGIGTALIESILGHGAARGISKVWLTVERWNRPAVGLYQKIGFETTDAESFELEMAIRLDAADAAAQTESTG, from the coding sequence ATGACGGGACCAGAGCGCTACCCCGACGACCCCGCCGACGAGTTCCCGGCGCCGCCCCGGACCGTCGAGGACGCCGAGGGGCGGGCCATCGAACTCAGGGCGTACGACGACAGCGAGGACGACCGTGCGGCCCTGGAGGCGATGTACGAGGCGTTCGACCCCGCCGACCGCGCACAGGGGATCCCCCCGAGCAGGCCGGCGAAACTGGCCGAGTGGCTCGACCGGATCCTCCAGACGAACTGCTGTAACGTCTTCGCGTGGGACGGCGACGAGGTGGTCGGCCACGCGACGCTGGTGCCCGAGAACGGTCCGGAGTCACCCTACGAACTGGCCATCTTCGTCCTGCAGTCACACCAGGGCGTCGGCATCGGAACGGCGCTGATCGAGTCGATCCTCGGCCACGGCGCCGCCCGCGGTATCTCGAAGGTGTGGCTGACCGTGGAACGCTGGAACCGACCCGCGGTGGGGCTCTACCAGAAGATCGGGTTCGAGACGACCGACGCCGAGAGCTTCGAGTTGGAGATGGCGATCCGACTCGACGCCGCGGACGCCGCGGCTCAGACCGAGAGTACCGGCTGA
- a CDS encoding universal stress protein, protein MHVLLGIGGSDDSIEALEAVVARAAAVGDDLTVAIVENPRSPRSREEIADRVAAELADAGIDAEIRQVEGDPGSELVDIAEREGFDEIALGGGQTSPMGKINVGSIAEFVLLNARTTVRLIR, encoded by the coding sequence ATGCACGTGCTGCTCGGGATCGGCGGGAGCGACGACTCTATCGAGGCGTTGGAGGCGGTCGTGGCCCGCGCGGCCGCCGTCGGCGACGATCTCACCGTCGCCATCGTCGAGAACCCCCGTTCGCCCCGCTCGCGCGAGGAGATCGCCGACCGCGTCGCGGCCGAGTTGGCTGACGCCGGGATCGACGCCGAGATCCGGCAGGTCGAGGGCGACCCCGGGAGCGAACTGGTCGACATCGCCGAGCGCGAGGGGTTCGACGAGATCGCGCTGGGCGGCGGCCAGACCAGCCCGATGGGGAAGATCAACGTCGGCAGCATCGCGGAGTTCGTCCTGTTGAACGCCCGAACGACGGTCAGGCTGATCCGGTGA
- a CDS encoding DUF5806 family protein: MSEDPTPPGGADDAATGEQESPAGDTADPTDERGSDPATDRDGGPATEREPAAEDVPEDVQEYARFTKMDRADYDRVNEFLRDRTYITAREWAIARLCADFRTETGVEMTKIGQNLPRLVPFMTDTYTPQAVNQARASFEEKVTKAGATFLYGAMSGFYTAEELDETMYEVTEIAKFLLEVEGVDLSVEEELQAEDEISRVMREVREASAEVRGEEVKCPECGHVHEAE; encoded by the coding sequence ATGAGCGAGGACCCGACGCCACCCGGCGGCGCCGACGACGCAGCGACCGGCGAGCAGGAGTCACCGGCCGGCGACACGGCGGACCCGACGGACGAGCGCGGCAGTGACCCGGCGACCGACCGCGACGGCGGGCCCGCGACGGAGCGCGAACCCGCGGCCGAGGACGTGCCCGAGGACGTACAGGAGTACGCTCGCTTCACCAAGATGGACCGGGCGGACTACGACCGCGTCAACGAGTTCCTACGCGACCGGACGTACATCACCGCACGCGAGTGGGCCATCGCCCGACTCTGTGCGGACTTCCGCACCGAGACCGGCGTGGAGATGACCAAGATCGGCCAGAACCTCCCTCGGCTGGTGCCCTTCATGACCGACACCTACACCCCTCAAGCCGTGAACCAGGCGCGGGCCTCCTTCGAGGAGAAAGTCACCAAGGCCGGCGCAACGTTCCTCTACGGCGCGATGTCGGGCTTTTACACCGCCGAGGAACTGGACGAGACGATGTACGAGGTGACCGAGATCGCGAAGTTCCTGCTGGAGGTCGAGGGCGTCGACCTCTCCGTCGAGGAGGAACTCCAGGCCGAAGACGAGATATCGCGGGTGATGCGCGAGGTGCGGGAGGCGTCGGCGGAGGTCCGCGGCGAGGAGGTCAAGTGCCCGGAGTGCGGGCACGTCCACGAAGCCGAGTGA
- a CDS encoding aminopeptidase: MDERIHEHAKTLVDWSARIEAGDDVVLSVSEGAHDLAVAVAEEVGARDANVLTLYDSDEVDRAHTRAHGGEFDEDPEFERALYENADSVLRLGGGRNTTASADVPSEKRQAKRRSRSGIREARMDTDWVSTVHPTRSLAQQAGMSYEAYQEFVYEAVLRDWEELADEMAKMKELLDAGSEVRLVKEDTDLTMSIEGRTAVNSAASVAYDSHNLPSGEVFTAPYATEGEVFFDVPMTINSQRVRNVHLTFEDGEVVDFSAEQNESVIADVLDTDEGAKRLGELGIGMNRGIDQFTDSILFDEKMGDTVHLAVGRAYGSNFPPGHEDEANDSAVHVDMITDVSEDSRMEVDGEVVQRNGTFRWEDGFEG, translated from the coding sequence ATGGACGAACGCATCCACGAACACGCGAAGACGTTGGTCGACTGGAGCGCCCGGATCGAGGCCGGCGACGACGTGGTGCTCTCGGTCTCGGAGGGTGCCCACGACCTCGCCGTCGCCGTCGCCGAGGAGGTCGGCGCCCGCGACGCCAACGTGCTCACGCTGTACGACTCAGACGAGGTGGACCGCGCTCACACGCGAGCCCACGGCGGCGAGTTCGACGAGGACCCCGAGTTCGAGCGCGCCCTCTACGAGAACGCCGACTCGGTACTCCGCCTCGGTGGGGGCCGCAACACGACAGCCAGCGCCGACGTGCCGTCGGAGAAGCGCCAGGCCAAACGCCGGTCCCGGTCGGGCATCCGCGAGGCCCGGATGGACACCGACTGGGTGTCGACGGTCCACCCGACGCGCTCGCTGGCCCAGCAGGCCGGCATGAGCTACGAGGCCTACCAGGAGTTCGTCTACGAGGCCGTGCTCCGGGACTGGGAGGAACTGGCCGACGAGATGGCGAAGATGAAGGAGCTACTCGACGCCGGGAGCGAGGTCCGACTGGTCAAGGAGGACACCGACCTCACGATGTCCATCGAGGGGCGCACGGCGGTCAACTCCGCGGCCAGCGTCGCCTACGACTCCCACAACCTCCCCTCCGGCGAGGTGTTCACCGCGCCCTACGCGACCGAAGGCGAGGTGTTCTTCGACGTGCCGATGACGATCAACAGCCAGCGCGTGCGGAACGTCCACCTGACCTTCGAGGACGGCGAGGTCGTCGACTTCTCCGCCGAGCAGAACGAGTCGGTCATCGCCGACGTGCTCGACACCGACGAGGGCGCGAAGCGACTCGGCGAACTCGGGATCGGGATGAACCGCGGGATCGACCAGTTCACCGACAGCATCCTCTTCGACGAGAAGATGGGCGACACCGTCCACCTCGCGGTCGGGCGGGCCTACGGCTCGAACTTCCCGCCGGGCCACGAGGACGAGGCGAACGACTCGGCGGTCCACGTCGACATGATCACGGACGTGAGCGAGGACTCGCGGATGGAGGTCGACGGCGAAGTGGTTCAGCGAAACGGGACGTTCCGCTGGGAGGACGGGTTCGAGGGATAG
- a CDS encoding amidohydrolase family protein, giving the protein MAPTVLAGGTVVTVDADRRVLDPGAVLVADDTIVAVGPRDDIVADNPDADRIDLDDHVLLPGLVDSHGHAGHSLTKGLVDGRGDDWLDLVKRIYFHGSGTDFWAAESRLAALERLRAGVTTSLSYVGSMPRADDPKFAAAAATGYREFGLRHVVAVGPPDGLPVEATDPDTGTETTIDLDRAMATTEAVVDDLDGAAGGRIRVAVAPSSLVPEMDDDGQATDASVEQIRAVADLAEREGLPIHAHAYVGEVAAAADVDADILSERLSLAHCAGISSEEVALMAENGVAASTGPLTHAYAWDRFPVTEAMEQGVTVAVSTDGSAPDRSFDLLSQGRIAAQLQRSYHGDTSLLPAGRVLESMTVDAAAALGMADEVGSLAAGTRADVIAVDRRSAKLGPDLGADGAVPRVVNYADGGDVSFVMADGVVRLRDGEVVAPDAPGLETILDDAADAAQTALDRVDADDALDPHPDLWGSVRYGEGEEGTE; this is encoded by the coding sequence ATGGCTCCAACCGTCCTCGCCGGCGGCACCGTCGTCACCGTCGACGCCGACCGCCGCGTCCTCGACCCGGGCGCCGTCCTCGTTGCTGACGACACAATCGTCGCCGTCGGCCCGCGCGACGACATCGTCGCCGACAACCCCGACGCCGACCGAATCGACCTCGACGACCACGTCCTCCTTCCGGGGCTGGTCGACAGCCACGGCCACGCCGGCCACAGCCTCACCAAAGGGCTCGTCGACGGCCGCGGCGACGACTGGCTCGACCTCGTCAAGCGTATCTACTTCCACGGCTCCGGCACCGATTTCTGGGCGGCCGAGAGCCGACTCGCCGCGCTCGAACGGCTCCGCGCCGGCGTCACCACCTCGCTCTCCTACGTCGGCTCGATGCCCCGCGCGGACGACCCGAAGTTCGCCGCGGCGGCGGCGACGGGCTACCGCGAGTTCGGCCTGCGCCACGTCGTCGCCGTCGGCCCGCCGGACGGCCTCCCCGTCGAGGCGACGGACCCGGACACGGGAACCGAGACGACCATCGATCTCGATCGCGCGATGGCGACCACCGAAGCCGTCGTCGACGACCTCGACGGCGCCGCCGGCGGGCGGATCCGAGTCGCCGTCGCTCCCTCCTCGCTCGTCCCGGAGATGGACGACGACGGCCAAGCGACAGACGCCAGCGTCGAGCAGATCCGGGCGGTTGCCGACCTCGCCGAACGCGAGGGCCTGCCGATTCACGCCCACGCCTACGTGGGCGAGGTCGCCGCGGCGGCCGACGTCGACGCGGATATCCTCTCCGAGCGGCTCTCGCTGGCCCACTGTGCGGGGATCAGCAGCGAGGAGGTGGCGCTCATGGCCGAGAACGGCGTCGCGGCCTCCACCGGCCCGCTGACTCACGCCTACGCGTGGGACCGCTTCCCCGTCACTGAGGCGATGGAGCAGGGCGTCACCGTCGCCGTCTCCACCGACGGCAGCGCGCCGGACCGCTCGTTCGACCTACTCTCGCAGGGCCGGATCGCCGCCCAACTCCAGCGGTCGTACCACGGCGACACCAGCCTGCTCCCGGCCGGGCGCGTGCTGGAGTCGATGACCGTCGACGCCGCGGCGGCGCTCGGGATGGCCGACGAGGTCGGCTCGCTCGCCGCCGGCACGCGCGCCGACGTGATCGCGGTGGACCGCCGCTCGGCGAAACTCGGCCCCGACCTCGGCGCCGACGGCGCCGTTCCGCGGGTGGTCAACTACGCAGACGGCGGCGACGTGTCGTTCGTCATGGCCGACGGCGTGGTCCGACTGCGCGACGGCGAGGTCGTCGCACCCGACGCGCCGGGGCTCGAAACGATCCTCGACGACGCCGCCGACGCTGCGCAGACCGCGCTCGACCGCGTCGACGCCGACGACGCGCTGGACCCGCATCCGGACCTCTGGGGGTCGGTCCGGTACGGCGAGGGTGAGGAGGGAACGGAGTAG
- the gnd gene encoding phosphogluconate dehydrogenase (NAD(+)-dependent, decarboxylating), protein MELGVIGLGRMGQIVVDRSLDAGHDVVAFDLSAEATAEAAEAGATAADSVADLCDRLGEEKRIWLMVPAGDPVDATLDDLEPHLDADDVVVDGGNSHFEASVRRAETTEAAYLDCGTSGGPAGAHLGFSLMVGGPEWAYEELVPVFDAVATGNAGHDRMGPAGSGHYVKMVHNGVEYALMQTYGEGFELLANGRYDLDLESVARTWNNGAVIRSWLLELCEEAFREEGNDLGDVADHVAGGSTGTWTVQEALEQEVPVPLIYQALSERFGSRAPAEGRFARRLANRLRYGFGRHDVARE, encoded by the coding sequence ATGGAACTCGGCGTCATCGGACTCGGCCGGATGGGACAGATCGTCGTCGACCGGAGCCTCGACGCGGGCCACGACGTGGTCGCGTTCGACCTGAGCGCGGAGGCGACCGCCGAAGCCGCCGAAGCCGGCGCGACGGCGGCCGACAGCGTCGCGGACCTCTGTGACCGCCTCGGCGAGGAGAAACGCATCTGGCTGATGGTGCCCGCGGGCGACCCCGTCGACGCCACGCTCGACGACCTCGAACCGCACCTCGACGCCGACGACGTGGTCGTCGACGGCGGCAACTCCCACTTCGAGGCGTCGGTGCGCCGCGCGGAGACCACCGAGGCCGCCTACCTCGACTGTGGCACTTCCGGCGGGCCCGCCGGCGCCCACCTCGGCTTCTCGCTGATGGTCGGTGGCCCCGAGTGGGCCTACGAGGAACTGGTCCCGGTGTTCGACGCCGTCGCCACCGGGAACGCCGGCCACGACCGGATGGGCCCCGCCGGCTCGGGCCACTACGTCAAGATGGTCCACAACGGCGTCGAGTACGCGCTGATGCAGACCTACGGCGAAGGGTTCGAACTGCTCGCGAACGGCCGCTACGACCTCGATCTGGAGTCGGTCGCCCGGACGTGGAACAACGGCGCCGTGATCCGCTCGTGGCTGCTCGAACTCTGTGAGGAGGCGTTCCGCGAGGAGGGCAACGACCTCGGCGACGTGGCCGACCACGTCGCCGGCGGCTCGACGGGGACGTGGACGGTGCAGGAGGCGCTGGAACAGGAAGTGCCGGTGCCGCTCATCTACCAGGCGCTCTCGGAACGCTTCGGCTCCCGTGCGCCCGCGGAGGGACGGTTCGCCCGGCGGCTCGCGAACCGTCTCCGGTACGGCTTCGGCCGCCACGACGTCGCGCGGGAGTAG
- a CDS encoding ferritin-like domain-containing protein, with protein MTDTTEPKPTESADEQDHSRRGFLTRSALTGGALLTLGGGAGVALADEHTGGDGAGTGATFDDVEGTDVDVLNYALSLEHLESAFYQEAMDTFDEDEFLEADALEDYTEEDRQMVYGFVETVADHEAQHVEVLTQAVALLGGDPADPADYDFGFEDVAEFISLAQVLENTGVAAYAGAAPFVESPDLLGAALSIHSVEARHAAMMNAVAGSSPFPNAFDPASSQSEVLDAVSGFIAGEPETEEEDGEETDGDDETETPADEETPMGNETETPMGNETETPMGNETETPMGNETETPMGNETAGNGTAGNETTTTTDGS; from the coding sequence ATGACTGACACTACCGAACCGAAGCCGACCGAGAGCGCGGACGAACAGGACCACTCCAGGCGCGGCTTCCTCACCCGATCCGCGTTGACCGGCGGCGCGCTGCTCACCCTCGGCGGGGGTGCCGGCGTCGCGCTCGCCGACGAACACACCGGCGGCGACGGCGCCGGCACGGGCGCGACGTTCGACGACGTCGAGGGAACCGACGTGGACGTGTTGAACTACGCGTTGTCGCTCGAACATCTGGAGAGCGCCTTCTACCAGGAGGCCATGGACACGTTCGACGAGGACGAGTTCCTCGAGGCCGACGCGCTGGAGGACTACACCGAGGAGGACCGCCAGATGGTGTACGGCTTCGTCGAGACCGTCGCCGACCACGAGGCTCAACACGTCGAGGTGCTCACACAGGCCGTTGCACTCCTGGGTGGGGACCCGGCCGACCCGGCCGACTACGACTTCGGCTTCGAGGACGTCGCCGAGTTCATCTCGCTGGCACAGGTGCTCGAGAACACCGGTGTCGCCGCCTACGCGGGCGCCGCCCCGTTCGTCGAGAGCCCCGACCTGCTGGGTGCCGCCCTGTCGATCCACAGCGTCGAGGCACGCCACGCCGCCATGATGAACGCGGTGGCGGGTAGCTCGCCGTTCCCGAACGCGTTCGACCCCGCGAGCTCACAGAGCGAGGTTCTCGACGCCGTCAGCGGGTTCATCGCCGGCGAACCCGAGACCGAAGAGGAGGACGGAGAAGAGACCGACGGAGACGACGAGACGGAAACGCCGGCCGACGAGGAGACGCCGATGGGCAACGAAACGGAGACACCGATGGGCAACGAAACGGAGACACCGATGGGTAACGAGACGGAGACGCCCATGGGCAACGAGACGGAGACACCGATGGGCAACGAGACAGCGGGTAACGGAACAGCCGGTAACGAGACGACAACGACGACCGACGGGAGCTGA